The proteins below come from a single Parageobacillus thermoglucosidasius genomic window:
- a CDS encoding cyclase family protein translates to MNIKKIVDLSMPITAQTPIYPGDPKPHITSVATFAQNGYHVSRLVLGSHSGTHVDAPFHFRENGLRIDEVPLTYFLGKGIVIDVTEKNDGEAVTLDDVNAYLPRLEPGMIVLFHTGWSQYAGTERYFRHPYIAIDVIEAMLERGIRTFFIDALNIDPPDGSSFPAHEAITAVNGVIGENFTNFDKIDFANPYIIALPLYLPECDGSPVRAVAVEFDSC, encoded by the coding sequence ATGAACATCAAAAAAATCGTAGATCTATCGATGCCCATTACTGCACAAACCCCGATTTATCCAGGAGATCCAAAACCACATATCACATCAGTGGCAACATTCGCACAAAACGGCTACCATGTCAGCCGGCTTGTTCTTGGTTCGCATAGCGGCACTCACGTGGACGCCCCTTTTCATTTTCGCGAAAATGGCCTGCGAATCGATGAGGTTCCTTTAACGTATTTTCTCGGCAAAGGAATTGTCATCGATGTGACGGAAAAAAACGATGGAGAAGCGGTTACACTAGACGATGTCAATGCTTACTTGCCGCGGCTCGAACCGGGAATGATTGTCCTATTTCACACTGGTTGGTCCCAATATGCGGGAACGGAGCGCTATTTTCGCCACCCGTACATTGCGATCGACGTCATCGAAGCAATGTTGGAACGAGGAATCCGCACGTTTTTCATCGATGCGTTAAACATCGATCCGCCTGACGGCTCTTCCTTCCCTGCGCACGAAGCGATTACTGCTGTAAATGGAGTGATCGGGGAAAATTTTACGAACTTCGATAAAATTGACTTTGCCAATCCGTATATTATCGCGCTTCCCCTTTATTTGCCGGAATGTGACGGCTCGCCGGTGAGAGCGGTGGCGGTGGAATTTGATTCATGCTAA
- a CDS encoding carbon-nitrogen hydrolase family protein, whose translation MAISYEIALTQMTPINSDISSNLAKMEAIANECKQKFPDVRLLLFPELCTTGYVLSETLKDVAQAWDGLIFQRMSRLAQKLQLYIAYGYVEKDDEVNFYNSLILIHPSGQCIGNYRKIHLTPLEKAWFTPGSKPVLVDTELGRIGLMICWDLAFPELARYLAVHGAGLLLVPCAWESPFHEPFQKFAMARAIDNTVYVAACNQVGQSFPFHFFGLSSIYGPDGNEIAIANMDDQEEIIRATIDEHWRQELKQTFYTMMNERRIDVYQGVEWT comes from the coding sequence ATGGCAATATCGTATGAAATAGCGCTGACGCAAATGACGCCGATAAATAGCGATATTTCTAGCAACCTCGCAAAAATGGAAGCCATCGCAAACGAATGCAAACAAAAATTTCCCGATGTTCGCCTTCTCCTGTTCCCGGAACTTTGTACTACTGGTTACGTTTTATCGGAAACGCTGAAAGACGTTGCCCAAGCATGGGATGGTTTAATATTTCAACGAATGAGCCGGCTTGCGCAAAAACTTCAATTGTATATTGCTTACGGATACGTCGAAAAAGATGATGAGGTAAATTTCTATAACTCTCTCATACTGATTCATCCAAGCGGACAATGCATAGGGAATTATCGAAAAATCCATTTAACTCCGTTAGAAAAAGCGTGGTTTACTCCCGGGTCCAAACCAGTACTAGTAGATACAGAGCTCGGCCGCATCGGTTTAATGATTTGTTGGGACTTAGCTTTTCCAGAACTAGCAAGGTATCTGGCGGTCCATGGAGCCGGGCTTCTTCTTGTTCCGTGTGCGTGGGAATCCCCGTTTCACGAGCCTTTTCAAAAATTTGCGATGGCACGCGCAATCGATAATACCGTCTATGTAGCAGCATGTAATCAAGTGGGCCAATCTTTTCCTTTTCATTTCTTTGGTTTATCCTCTATTTATGGACCAGATGGAAACGAAATCGCCATCGCCAACATGGATGATCAAGAAGAAATCATACGAGCAACCATAGATGAGCACTGGCGTCAAGAATTAAAGCAAACCTTTTACACGATGATGAATGAGCGGCGAATAGATGTTTATCAAGGAGTGGAATGGACATGA
- a CDS encoding purine-cytosine permease family protein: MAKWTEHFGHDDIRPTPMNERSMNFFSTFTLWIAANVVITTVMTGMMFVPDISFSSAMFAIIVGSAIGAIPLALTGNIGIRTGLPTMVITRAAFGQKGASLPAIVNTIILIGWSWIQAYMAGLSLNYAVHYATGYSNINLFVILTELLVVIITIFGHRGVERIEKYISIAMLLLSFLVFYKIFTTYHISTLLEIKLSKHPSITTIIAFDIVVATAFSWMSTVCDFNRNCQSEKSGFWGTYFGYLVASLVAMGLDAVVSGFSIASNMERTYDPTILLAAYGFGLIASIVVFFSVLSTNVMALYSATMSFMNVFPRAGFWKPTLIMGIICTLGALLKEALMSHFFNFIMLIATLFIPVFAIVLVDYFLIKRGTYNAEDILFDTKGQYRYQKGVNVVAYVAYIIGAVFAYYFTYVHPLAIGSTMLTFFLSGASYWGLMKITKQTSSAAHTMEPQTPTSMEG, encoded by the coding sequence ATGGCGAAATGGACAGAACATTTTGGGCATGATGACATTCGGCCAACACCGATGAACGAACGGAGTATGAATTTTTTCAGTACCTTTACTCTTTGGATTGCTGCGAACGTCGTCATTACTACCGTGATGACAGGCATGATGTTCGTTCCCGATATTTCCTTTTCCAGTGCGATGTTCGCGATTATTGTCGGCTCTGCGATCGGCGCCATTCCGCTCGCTCTTACAGGAAACATCGGCATCCGGACCGGGCTCCCAACCATGGTTATCACTAGAGCTGCCTTCGGACAAAAAGGAGCGAGCCTTCCAGCCATTGTCAATACGATTATTTTAATTGGCTGGAGCTGGATTCAAGCGTATATGGCTGGCCTTAGTCTTAATTATGCCGTTCATTACGCTACGGGATACAGCAATATTAATTTATTTGTGATTTTAACTGAACTGCTTGTCGTGATCATTACAATTTTCGGCCACCGCGGGGTAGAACGAATCGAAAAATATATATCAATCGCCATGTTGCTTTTATCTTTTCTCGTTTTTTATAAAATTTTTACGACGTATCATATCTCCACACTATTAGAAATCAAGCTAAGCAAGCATCCATCCATCACCACGATCATCGCGTTTGATATCGTGGTTGCGACAGCGTTTTCGTGGATGTCAACCGTTTGTGATTTTAACCGGAACTGTCAATCGGAAAAAAGCGGATTTTGGGGAACCTACTTTGGCTATCTTGTCGCTTCGCTTGTGGCGATGGGGCTCGATGCGGTTGTCAGCGGGTTTAGCATTGCTTCCAACATGGAACGAACATACGACCCTACTATTCTCCTTGCCGCTTACGGATTTGGATTGATCGCATCCATTGTCGTTTTCTTTTCTGTGCTATCTACCAATGTCATGGCATTATATAGTGCGACGATGTCCTTTATGAACGTATTCCCGCGCGCGGGGTTTTGGAAGCCGACATTGATCATGGGAATCATTTGTACCCTAGGTGCCTTGTTAAAAGAAGCACTCATGTCCCATTTCTTTAATTTTATAATGCTCATTGCGACACTGTTCATTCCCGTATTCGCCATTGTGCTCGTTGATTACTTTTTGATCAAAAGAGGAACATATAATGCGGAAGATATTCTTTTTGATACAAAAGGTCAGTATCGGTATCAAAAAGGAGTCAATGTGGTCGCATATGTGGCGTATATCATCGGAGCTGTTTTCGCCTATTACTTTACGTATGTTCATCCGCTTGCGATCGGCTCAACCATGTTAACATTTTTCTTGTCAGGAGCAAGCTATTGGGGATTAATGAAAATCACAAAACAAACATCGAGCGCAGCGCATACCATGGAACCACAAACTCCGACTAGCATGGAGGGATAA
- a CDS encoding aldehyde dehydrogenase family protein has product MSNHHVYINGTWHKGNEEKRSIINPSNEQVITEINDASLQQTREAIEAARHAFQYTNWPADPSYRISVLRQLADLLEKDTEKFAYIETINTGKPIRESRLDVSDSVQCLRYYANFLEQRTMTEKKMADGTTSKIIAEPIGVCALIVPWNFPLLLGIWKIAPALAAGNTIVFKPSELTPLSLLELTKLIDSIGLPPGVFNLVPGGGSPVGETLVTHPHVEKISFTGGTKTGRWIYEQCASSFKRISLELGGKSPLLVFEDADLDNAVEWAMFASFLNQGEVCVAASRILVHEHLYDSFIDKLIKRLDSLRIGDPLDEKTEMGPLISSSHLEKVETYIQLGLQEGAVLLRGGERIKEQGYYLSPAVFVNIHQDMRIVQEEIFGPVITVQRFNNDKEVIELANDTIYGLAAGIFSRDLERAEQIARKLRAGTIWINSYHTPYVDAPWGGFKQSGIGRELGPQGFTAFTETKHVNISENGKPLGWYQ; this is encoded by the coding sequence ATGTCCAATCACCATGTGTACATAAACGGTACATGGCATAAAGGGAATGAAGAAAAACGCTCGATTATCAATCCTTCCAATGAACAAGTGATAACAGAAATAAATGACGCATCCTTGCAACAAACACGGGAAGCAATCGAAGCCGCCCGCCATGCTTTTCAATATACAAATTGGCCGGCAGATCCAAGTTATCGGATTTCCGTTCTTCGTCAATTAGCAGATCTGCTAGAGAAAGACACGGAAAAATTTGCATATATCGAGACGATCAATACGGGAAAGCCGATTCGCGAGTCACGCCTTGATGTAAGCGATTCGGTACAATGCCTTCGTTATTATGCCAACTTTCTCGAACAGCGAACCATGACGGAAAAGAAAATGGCGGATGGCACAACAAGTAAAATCATCGCAGAACCGATCGGCGTTTGCGCGCTCATTGTTCCTTGGAATTTCCCGCTTTTATTAGGGATATGGAAAATTGCGCCTGCGCTTGCTGCGGGAAATACCATCGTTTTTAAACCATCCGAATTAACTCCATTATCTTTACTAGAACTAACAAAACTTATCGATTCCATTGGTCTTCCACCGGGAGTGTTTAATCTTGTTCCTGGGGGCGGTTCTCCTGTTGGAGAAACGTTGGTGACACATCCGCATGTGGAAAAAATATCATTTACCGGCGGAACCAAAACAGGCCGATGGATTTACGAACAATGCGCTAGTAGCTTCAAACGGATTTCCCTGGAACTCGGCGGAAAATCTCCGCTTCTCGTTTTCGAAGATGCTGATTTGGATAACGCAGTAGAGTGGGCGATGTTTGCTTCTTTTTTGAATCAAGGAGAAGTGTGTGTTGCTGCTTCACGAATTCTTGTCCATGAACATCTTTATGATTCATTTATAGATAAACTGATAAAAAGACTAGATTCCCTTCGCATCGGGGATCCTTTAGACGAGAAAACAGAGATGGGGCCATTAATAAGCTCCTCACATTTAGAAAAAGTAGAAACGTATATCCAACTCGGATTGCAAGAAGGAGCTGTCCTGCTCCGAGGTGGCGAACGCATCAAAGAACAAGGATATTACCTCTCCCCTGCCGTTTTTGTCAATATTCACCAAGACATGCGCATCGTGCAAGAAGAAATCTTTGGTCCCGTTATTACCGTACAACGCTTCAACAATGATAAAGAAGTGATCGAATTGGCAAATGATACGATATATGGGCTGGCAGCTGGCATATTTAGCCGCGATCTCGAACGGGCCGAACAAATCGCCAGAAAGCTGAGAGCAGGAACGATTTGGATTAACAGTTATCACACTCCTTATGTCGATGCGCCTTGGGGCGGCTTTAAACAGAGCGGAATCGGCCGGGAGCTTGGCCCGCAAGGATTCACCGCTTTTACGGAAACGAAACATGTAAACATAAGCGAAAATGGAAAGCCACTCGGATGGTACCAATAA
- the speB gene encoding agmatinase — translation MYKPKDSSQSPRFCGVRTFMRLENMKTTDNVDFVVLGVPFDTAASNRTGQRYGPQHIRNFSVLLRPYNPDMDINIFEYCSGVDYGDIDVIPGNALRTYDHIVKELRPVLQKNIIPIIMGGDHSITLGNLRAFHERFGPVALVHFDSHGDTWDHYYGEKYMHGTPFRRAVEEGLLDVDHSIQIGMRGPLYSADDIEDARRLGFEVITMKEVRQIGFSEVMKRIHNCVGDKPVFVSYDIDFVDPAFAPGTGTPEVGGPTSYEALEYVRGLDGLNIVGFDLVEVLPSYDSGEITAVLASAIIYEMITLVALKKRRALQKNLSATTQ, via the coding sequence GTGTATAAACCAAAAGATTCATCCCAATCTCCCCGCTTTTGCGGAGTCCGGACATTTATGCGCTTAGAAAATATGAAAACAACGGACAATGTTGATTTTGTCGTACTCGGTGTGCCGTTTGATACTGCCGCTTCTAACCGAACCGGGCAACGGTATGGACCGCAGCACATTCGAAATTTTTCTGTATTGCTTCGCCCTTACAATCCAGATATGGACATTAATATCTTTGAATATTGTTCTGGAGTAGATTATGGAGATATTGACGTCATTCCAGGAAACGCGCTGCGAACATACGATCATATTGTTAAAGAGTTGCGGCCAGTGTTACAGAAAAATATCATCCCGATTATTATGGGCGGCGATCATTCGATTACATTAGGAAATTTGCGGGCATTTCATGAGCGCTTTGGGCCAGTGGCGCTTGTTCATTTCGACTCTCACGGAGATACTTGGGATCATTATTATGGTGAAAAATATATGCATGGCACGCCATTCCGCCGTGCTGTCGAAGAAGGGCTGCTGGACGTGGATCATTCCATTCAAATCGGCATGCGCGGACCGCTTTATAGTGCGGATGATATAGAAGATGCGCGACGGCTTGGTTTTGAAGTCATTACCATGAAGGAAGTTCGGCAAATTGGATTTTCTGAAGTAATGAAACGCATTCACAACTGTGTGGGGGATAAACCTGTTTTCGTTTCCTATGATATCGACTTTGTCGATCCTGCGTTTGCTCCCGGCACCGGCACACCGGAAGTAGGAGGGCCAACCAGCTACGAAGCACTAGAGTATGTAAGGGGACTCGATGGGCTAAATATTGTCGGATTTGACCTCGTTGAAGTATTGCCTTCTTATGACAGCGGGGAAATTACAGCTGTGTTAGCATCTGCCATTATCTATGAGATGATCACACTGGTTGCATTAAAGAAAAGACGAGCCTTGCAAAAAAATTTATCTGCAACAACACAATGA
- a CDS encoding sigma-54 interaction domain-containing protein, giving the protein MQSVMDVLELELGAILKSSNDNIVITDGNGVVLRASPNCLSIYGKEVSYLIGKSVYQLEKENIFSPSVTARVLKEKKEVQIMQRTPTGRVVMATGVPVFDKQNNIIRVISFSHDLTELERLKEDYEKLRRQMEHYQIEMEELKQENIVIQSKVMQRIWKLVHRVAKSDATVLFLGESGVGKNVFARALHQNSPRRNQPFIEVNCSAIPESLFESEMFGYEKGSFTGAQKTGKPGLIELADKGTLFLDEIGELPLSMQAKLLKVLQEKKVTRVGGIKERTIDFRLIASTNQNLEEMVKQGKFRQDLFYRLHVIPIYVPALRERKEDIFMLAQYFLEKFNQKYHTDKYFHPSIVDHLVDYDWPGNVRELENMMERLVITSETKAIYPEYLPFSIQKHPHSAPSRQWLEKEKEPATLKEAIEQVERQWLLHAAKQCKTTYEMADYLGISQPTVVRKLKKYGINSKMD; this is encoded by the coding sequence ATGCAAAGTGTTATGGATGTGTTGGAATTAGAGTTAGGCGCCATATTAAAATCTTCTAACGATAATATTGTCATTACAGACGGAAACGGAGTCGTTCTCCGCGCCAGCCCCAACTGTCTTTCCATTTATGGAAAAGAAGTTTCTTATCTTATTGGAAAATCTGTATATCAATTAGAAAAAGAAAACATATTTTCCCCTTCTGTGACGGCCAGAGTGCTAAAAGAGAAAAAAGAAGTCCAAATCATGCAGCGAACACCAACAGGCCGTGTCGTCATGGCAACAGGCGTACCTGTATTTGATAAACAAAATAACATTATTCGCGTGATTAGTTTCTCCCATGATTTAACAGAGTTAGAACGTTTAAAAGAAGACTATGAAAAGCTAAGAAGGCAGATGGAACATTATCAAATCGAAATGGAAGAATTAAAGCAGGAAAACATTGTGATCCAAAGCAAGGTTATGCAGCGTATTTGGAAGCTAGTGCATCGTGTGGCCAAATCCGATGCAACGGTGCTTTTTCTTGGCGAGTCCGGAGTTGGGAAAAATGTATTTGCCCGTGCCCTCCATCAAAACAGCCCGAGGCGAAACCAGCCATTTATCGAAGTGAATTGCAGCGCTATTCCGGAATCGCTATTTGAATCAGAAATGTTTGGATATGAAAAAGGGTCGTTTACCGGCGCACAAAAAACCGGGAAACCGGGATTGATCGAATTAGCCGATAAAGGGACTCTTTTTCTTGATGAAATTGGCGAACTCCCGCTTTCGATGCAAGCAAAGCTGCTAAAAGTTTTACAGGAGAAAAAAGTGACGCGCGTCGGGGGAATTAAAGAAAGAACGATTGACTTTCGGCTTATTGCCTCGACCAATCAGAATTTAGAGGAAATGGTGAAGCAAGGAAAATTCCGTCAAGATTTATTTTATCGTTTGCATGTTATTCCCATTTACGTACCTGCTTTGCGGGAGAGAAAAGAAGATATTTTCATGTTAGCACAATACTTTTTAGAAAAATTCAACCAAAAATATCACACGGATAAATATTTTCATCCGTCCATTGTTGACCATCTTGTCGATTATGATTGGCCTGGTAATGTGCGAGAATTAGAAAACATGATGGAAAGATTAGTCATTACCTCCGAAACAAAAGCCATTTATCCCGAATATCTCCCTTTTTCTATCCAAAAGCACCCACACTCGGCACCATCTCGTCAATGGTTGGAAAAAGAGAAGGAACCCGCTACATTGAAAGAAGCGATTGAACAGGTAGAGCGGCAATGGCTCTTGCACGCGGCAAAACAATGTAAAACAACATATGAAATGGCGGATTATCTTGGAATTAGTCAGCCAACTGTAGTGAGAAAACTAAAAAAATACGGCATCAATTCAAAAATGGATTAA
- the gabT gene encoding 4-aminobutyrate--2-oxoglutarate transaminase, whose amino-acid sequence MKTEAKKFIQLKTAIPGPKATELLRKKEQNVPRGPFNTLSTFAAKGEGALLTDVDGNTFIDLAGAIGSLNVGHCPPKVVEAIKAQVEQYIHPCFHVMMYEPYIQLAEKLNEITPGTHHKKTFFVNSGAEAVENAVKIARKYTGRKAIISFERGFHGRTLLAMSLTSKVKPYKLGFGPFAPDTYKMPYPYYYRKPSGMTNEELDAEILRRLEDFFVSEVPAEEVAAIIMEPVQGEGGFIVPSKTFVQGVKQICEKYGILFIADEIQTGFGRTGKMFAMEHFEVVPDLITMSKSIGAGVPISAVTGRAEVMDAPNPGEIGGTYGGSPLGCVAALQVIDMLQQEQLVERANVIGQTVINRFRQLQEKYETVGDVRGLGAMVAMEFVKDSETKAPNKELTAAILRECHQRGVIVMSAGIYSNVIRLLTPLVITDEQLAEALDVIEEVIHELA is encoded by the coding sequence ATGAAGACAGAAGCAAAAAAATTTATACAGTTAAAAACAGCGATCCCGGGGCCGAAAGCGACAGAATTACTAAGAAAAAAAGAACAGAACGTTCCCCGGGGGCCGTTTAATACATTATCTACGTTTGCTGCCAAAGGGGAAGGCGCACTCTTAACAGATGTCGATGGAAACACGTTTATTGATCTTGCCGGGGCGATTGGCAGCCTCAATGTTGGTCATTGCCCGCCGAAAGTGGTGGAAGCGATAAAAGCTCAAGTTGAGCAGTATATTCATCCTTGTTTCCATGTGATGATGTATGAGCCGTATATTCAATTAGCAGAAAAATTAAATGAAATTACTCCAGGCACACATCATAAAAAAACATTTTTCGTAAATAGCGGAGCGGAAGCAGTCGAAAACGCTGTTAAGATTGCCCGGAAATATACAGGCAGAAAAGCGATTATCTCTTTTGAAAGAGGGTTCCACGGACGGACCCTTCTTGCGATGTCGCTCACAAGTAAAGTAAAACCGTATAAATTGGGATTTGGCCCGTTTGCGCCAGATACGTACAAAATGCCGTATCCATATTATTACCGCAAGCCATCTGGCATGACAAACGAAGAATTAGATGCAGAGATTTTAAGACGTCTGGAAGACTTTTTTGTATCTGAAGTTCCGGCAGAAGAAGTAGCGGCGATCATCATGGAGCCGGTGCAAGGCGAAGGTGGCTTTATTGTTCCATCGAAAACGTTTGTGCAAGGGGTAAAACAAATTTGTGAAAAATATGGTATCCTATTTATAGCAGATGAAATCCAAACAGGATTTGGACGAACTGGAAAGATGTTTGCGATGGAACATTTTGAGGTTGTCCCAGATTTAATAACGATGTCGAAATCCATTGGCGCCGGTGTACCAATCAGTGCGGTGACTGGAAGAGCAGAGGTAATGGACGCGCCAAATCCGGGAGAAATCGGTGGGACATATGGAGGCAGCCCGCTTGGCTGTGTCGCGGCATTGCAAGTCATTGATATGCTGCAGCAAGAACAGTTAGTCGAGCGTGCCAATGTGATCGGGCAAACAGTAATAAACCGGTTCAGGCAGCTCCAGGAAAAATACGAAACAGTTGGTGATGTGCGGGGACTTGGAGCAATGGTGGCAATGGAATTTGTGAAGGATTCGGAGACAAAAGCGCCGAATAAAGAATTAACAGCGGCTATTTTGCGAGAATGCCATCAACGCGGCGTCATTGTCATGAGCGCCGGCATATACAGCAATGTCATTCGCCTATTAACGCCGCTTGTGATTACCGATGAGCAGTTGGCGGAAGCATTGGATGTGATCGAGGAAGTTATTCATGAATTGGCATGA
- a CDS encoding aldehyde dehydrogenase family protein: protein MKTTVEKKKLYINGEWVDAKSYATLTSPYSGEALAEIPIATEEEVEQAIAAAYEARKELASLPAYKRAEILEKVVAQLQERAEEAARIIALEAAKPITTAKGEIARTIQTYKFAAEEAKRIHGETIPLDAAPGGENRVAFTVREPIGVIGAITPFNFPMNLVAHKLGPAIASGNTVVLKPASQTPLSAYFIAELFEKAGLPKGALNVVTGSGRTVGDKIVTDPRISMITFTGSPEVGIGIRNKAGLKRVTLELGSNSAVIVDEQVDIDRIIPRCVFGAFSFQGQVCISLQRIYVHEKRYDEFVEKFIAAAKQLKAGDPLDPNTDVSALITPKDVDRALAWIEEAKQGGAKVALGGERDGNILLPTVILDAQPTMKVSCQEVFAPIVLINRVGSIEEAIELVNDSRYGLQAGVYTDNVHVAWEAAEKLHVGGVLINDIPTFRVDHMPYGGVKESGFGREGIRYAIEEMTELKLVIFNRNR, encoded by the coding sequence ATGAAAACGACGGTGGAGAAAAAGAAACTGTATATTAACGGTGAATGGGTGGATGCAAAATCGTATGCTACATTGACGTCCCCTTATTCAGGGGAAGCGTTGGCAGAAATTCCTATAGCCACAGAAGAGGAAGTCGAACAAGCCATTGCGGCAGCGTATGAAGCAAGAAAAGAATTGGCCAGCCTGCCGGCATACAAGCGGGCAGAGATTTTAGAGAAAGTGGTCGCACAGCTGCAAGAGCGGGCGGAAGAAGCGGCGCGCATCATTGCGCTTGAAGCAGCCAAACCGATTACAACAGCAAAAGGGGAAATAGCGCGGACGATTCAAACGTATAAATTTGCCGCCGAAGAAGCAAAACGGATTCATGGGGAGACGATTCCGCTTGATGCGGCGCCAGGCGGGGAAAATCGCGTCGCCTTTACTGTGCGTGAACCGATCGGCGTCATCGGCGCGATAACACCGTTTAACTTCCCGATGAACTTAGTGGCGCATAAACTCGGTCCAGCGATTGCCTCGGGCAATACAGTCGTGTTAAAACCAGCGAGCCAAACGCCGCTTTCCGCCTACTTTATCGCGGAGCTGTTTGAAAAAGCAGGGCTGCCAAAAGGAGCGTTAAACGTTGTCACAGGAAGCGGCAGAACAGTCGGTGATAAAATTGTCACTGATCCGCGCATCAGTATGATTACCTTTACCGGCAGCCCGGAAGTCGGAATCGGCATCCGCAATAAAGCGGGCTTAAAGCGGGTCACGCTTGAGCTTGGCTCCAACTCTGCCGTTATTGTTGATGAACAAGTGGATATTGACCGCATTATTCCACGCTGCGTTTTTGGCGCGTTTTCCTTCCAAGGGCAAGTATGCATCTCGCTTCAGCGCATTTATGTGCATGAAAAGCGGTATGACGAGTTTGTCGAAAAATTTATTGCCGCTGCGAAACAACTGAAAGCAGGGGATCCACTGGATCCAAACACGGATGTTTCTGCATTAATCACGCCAAAAGATGTCGATCGGGCGCTCGCATGGATTGAAGAAGCGAAACAAGGCGGTGCTAAAGTCGCGCTTGGTGGTGAACGGGATGGAAACATCTTGCTTCCAACCGTTATTTTGGACGCACAGCCAACGATGAAAGTATCGTGCCAGGAAGTGTTTGCGCCGATCGTTTTGATTAACCGCGTCGGCTCCATCGAAGAGGCGATTGAGCTTGTCAACGACTCCCGCTATGGATTGCAAGCAGGCGTCTATACGGATAACGTCCATGTTGCATGGGAAGCGGCAGAAAAATTACATGTCGGCGGTGTGCTCATCAACGACATCCCGACATTCCGTGTCGATCATATGCCATATGGCGGCGTAAAAGAGAGCGGATTCGGCCGCGAAGGGATTCGCTATGCGATTGAAGAGATGACAGAATTGAAATTGGTTATTTTTAACCGCAATCGGTAA